The following DNA comes from Salvelinus sp. IW2-2015 linkage group LG1, ASM291031v2, whole genome shotgun sequence.
ttgtgtgggttgtagacaccgtctcatgctacactagagtgaaagcaccaccagcattcaaagtgaccaaaacatcagccaggaagcataggaactgagaagtggtctgtgttcaccacctgcagaaccactcctttattgggtgtcttgctaattgctataattccactgttgtctattccatttgcacaacagcataccactgctggcttgctctgaagctaagcagggttggtcctggtcagtccctggatgggagaccaggtgctgctgaagTGGTGTTGAGGCCATggagcactctttcctctggtctaaacaaagatcccaatgccccaggcagTGATGGACACTGCtcgtgtagggtgctgtctttcggatggacgttaaacgggtgtccttactctctgaggtcataaaagatccatggcacttatcgtaagagtagggtgttaaccccggtcctggctaattcccaatctggccctcaaccatctacggtcacctaataatccccagtttacaattggctcattcatccccctctccctgtaactatcccAGGTCGTTCGCAAATGAAActtttctcagtcaacttacctggtaaaataacggtaaaaaaaatatatatatataaaaaaaaaattgaaatgtattgtcaatcagtgttgcttcctaagtggacagtttgatttcacagaagtgtgattgacttgcgttacgttgtgttgtttaagtgttccctttatttttttgagcagtttatttttgccGAAAGGTATCCTTTTTGGCCCTCACTAGTTTGCTTCCCTGGACTTGcttgctaatttgtcctggggatgaacatgggttgttattttacctgaaatgcatacgtttagattattttttttaaataatcttatTAGAATTTTGATggggttggcaaccaactttaaggtgcattaccatcaCCGACTTGAGTGTGGACCTCCATCTTTCGATGACCCATGGGTAAATGCTCGTAATaaccaatgagtagatgggagGTGGGACATGCAGCGCGTCAAATGGCTAAAATAGAACCAACACCTGGCTATGCAGGAGTCTGATGCGCttgagcagtttggatgaaatgattaAAAACATGTCAATTCATTTTGCAACGCTCACAGATTAAACGTGTGCTGTCTGGTCTGCATGTTAGccacctgttgcaccctctacaaccactgtgattattatttgaccctgctggtcatctatgaatgtttgaacatcttgcccatgtactgttataatctccacccggcacagcagaaagagactgaccacccctcagagcTCTTCCTCTAGGTTTCATCCTCGTTGGGGTTCCTGCCTTCTTGGcaggttttcctagccactgtgcttctgttctgcattgcttgctgttgggcttttaggctgggtttctgtatagcactttgtgacatcggctgatgtaaaaagggctttataaatacatttgatggatATGACTGActtgatcattgcccttgctagtttgatttgTATTAACATTCCCAGTATTAGTTACATTGTCTTGTcagttttggttttttttttcaaaatattGAGTCACTGAAACGAGCAAGGTACCAGGCCAGCTGCTATTTACAACCTGATGGCAATTAGTTGGACTACCAATacatgtattggtgaattatattaaccaTGCATTCAAATGCATCCATCTATTGTCAAAACAATGCCTTATTGtacgtctgtctcttatacacatctagatgtgtataagagacagggttgattgtattgacattcccagccttataGTTACAGTCATCtgtttttgttcaaaatattgagtcacTGAAACTGAAACGTGCATCCCGAATGGGTTGTGTCAGCAAACAATGtatcaggccagctgtgatttacaacctgatagcacaATTAGTTGGACTACCAATacatgtattggtgaattatattaaccaTGCATTCAAATGCATCCATCTATTGTCAACAATGCCTCACTTTGCGtcatggattttttggggggtaaaatataacctatttttaataCCTCKGTTTGTTTTTGTAGCATGAACTGggtatttgatatttttttacttaaattaATGGTTGTCTGTTTCACATTTGCAAATTAGTTAACACTGTCAGTTTTAAGKGCCAGCCCTAAATATACTACTTTTTGCCAACGGGGTCATTTCTGGAGTGGAATATCAGCAGGTGTGTGCAGACCTCACAATTGATATTACATTTCATTCCAAGTGGCATTTTTAAAAAGGTCTTAATTTCATCCAACCTGGAGATAATCTATGTGGGATGCAAGTTGCTACTTCCTCCACAAGAGGGCAGATCGTGTTCATGTATGATGCTGTGATTCATGTTCGCTTCACAGATATAAGAAAAGCTGTCACCCTGCTTAGTCAGGAAATGGCCAATTTAACTCCTCCAATCCATAGTCATTACATTCACTCTTCCACTCTTGATCTTCCTTCCTACACTGAATCCCAGCAGGGCTGAGTCTGAGCCATGCTGGAATATTCATGAGGATCTCTGCGTTGCCTGCAGCGAATGCTCCTGTgtcaggtcacaatcaacagcctggtcaacgCTATGCGGCTGATGtcgcaccagatactgactggttttctgatccacgcccctaaccttttttaaaaacaaagatatctgtgaccaagacTCGtctctgtattcccagtcatgtgaaatccatagattaaggcctaatgaatttatttcaattgatggaTTTGCTTAGAGTtcataactcagtaaaatatttttgaagttttatatttttgttcagtatatgataAATCCAACTGACTTGAGTAGGGGAGTTCCGCATGCTGTCTGAAAGGTCAGGTGAGGTGACTGAATGGTTTTTGGCTTGTCCCCAGGCTGGATGTTGAATTGGAGTGTTCTCTGTCTTTGTGGTTGTGAACTCTCTCACTTCCTCAACTTTTGTTTCTTGGTCGTAACTTGCAACCCCTTGTGATTTAGCAATAATAAAAATCATGAGCAGTAGGATCAATTCATGAAATGGCAGAGCTAAGCAGTTTTASTTTCATTCTACTTGATTAGATGAGGTGTTTGGCTGRTTATWACTCTATCAAGCTTTTAAAACGTTATCACTTCTGGCATGAGATGTTCGTAAATTAGGATGTAAGCCCACGATCACTTGGTGACTAGCCCGACAATTCCCAGGGAATGAGAATCAAACCGTGTCAATTCTGTGTATCTACAGGTGGGAAGCCCACCGGAGTACTGTGTGGAGAGCCCTCAGCCCCACTGAGGAGATGTGCTGCCCAGTCTTCCGCCAACAACCACGAGGACTCCAACGCCGGGGTGAGATGGCTCaacgctgtgtttgtgtgtgggggtgaTAAATCTGGAATTTCTCATGTTGACATTTCCTCAAAGTTAAACAATGGGCCTTCCTTGTTGAGGATTTTCACTTTCATGTATTTGGCCTACTCCTTTCTGTTGTGTTTTCTAATCACTTACCCTTTTTCCCTTCATCTCCTCTTAGAATGGAGACGATGACATGGGAAATGCCGGTGAGGACAATTTTAATGATTCTTGCTAACTTCCACTGTTTAACAAGTTGTACATATTAATGTCTGTAAACTTCTAAGAAGGTTCATTTTATTCACAATAATGCTTGTTAAATTATAagggaaaaacatgatttttagtATGATTTGTAGTGTTTGTGTATATCGATTTGATTTTGTTATTATTAGATGTTTAAAAGCTTCAAGTGGCagtattacattttaaatgcttgaGTCGCACGCATGTTATCCTGTCTCCTTTCCCATGTTTAGATAACGCTGTAGAGGTTGAGGTCGTTCCTGCCCCAGAGCAGAGGAGCGAGGCGCTCCAGCCCGCCGCAGGGGCCTCCCAGCCAGCTGCAGGGATGACGTCAGGCCGCAGGAACCCCCCAGGGGGCAAGTCCA
Coding sequences within:
- the LOC111980735 gene encoding jupiter microtubule associated homolog 1, whose protein sequence is MTTTTIYSGMEAGAKSSSRVLRPPGGASNISFGNDEEKPPSRKNKMASNIFPEPDDPHAHRRNNPPGGKPTGVLCGEPSAPLRRCAAQSSANNHEDSNAGNGDDDMGNADNAVEVEVVPAPEQRSEALQPAAGASQPAAGMTSGRRNPPGGKSSLVLG